One genomic segment of Clostridium estertheticum subsp. estertheticum includes these proteins:
- a CDS encoding acyl-CoA dehydratase activase-related protein has protein sequence MKITFPHFGNTHLAAKALFDGLGIECIIAPFSSSEALELGSTFSPEEMCLPYKIMMGNYLQSIKLGADTILLPGSCGPCRFGEYCELQINALKKMGHNLTFIVVDSPFDIGKNEFLNRLSKISNNSKEGKLQKIKALKVAYKVNELIDTIESKVHYLTGLEVNKGQFKNLLKECTTNASKALSPPQMVSILKEYNNKIDNIPINKDKSPIKIAIIGEIYTVIEPFANLYIEDKLMDYGVSTKRKLTPTWWIKNTLLSPFKLNSIDIRKASKEYLPYYIGGHARECVGEALLAEKESFDGAIQIFPMGCMPEIVSKAILTKISSDKNFPIMTLIVDEMTGEAGYITRIEAFVDMLERRKNNVLYGS, from the coding sequence ATGAAGATAACATTTCCACATTTCGGCAACACACACCTTGCAGCTAAAGCATTATTTGATGGACTCGGTATAGAATGTATAATTGCACCATTTAGTAGTAGTGAAGCGTTGGAGCTAGGCTCCACGTTTTCTCCTGAAGAAATGTGCTTACCTTATAAAATTATGATGGGTAATTATTTGCAGAGTATAAAACTTGGAGCCGATACCATACTCCTTCCCGGAAGCTGTGGTCCTTGTAGATTTGGTGAGTATTGCGAATTACAAATAAATGCTCTTAAAAAAATGGGTCACAACTTAACTTTTATTGTAGTTGATAGTCCTTTTGACATTGGCAAAAATGAATTTTTAAATCGCCTATCCAAGATATCAAATAATAGTAAGGAAGGTAAATTACAAAAAATCAAAGCATTAAAAGTAGCCTACAAGGTAAATGAACTTATCGATACAATTGAAAGTAAAGTACATTATTTAACGGGACTTGAAGTTAACAAAGGTCAATTTAAAAACCTTTTAAAAGAATGTACCACTAATGCCTCCAAGGCACTTTCGCCCCCACAGATGGTGAGCATTTTAAAAGAATATAATAATAAAATAGATAATATTCCTATTAATAAAGATAAGTCCCCAATTAAAATTGCAATTATTGGTGAAATTTATACTGTAATTGAGCCCTTTGCTAACCTATATATAGAAGATAAACTTATGGACTATGGAGTATCCACTAAAAGAAAACTTACCCCTACTTGGTGGATTAAAAATACATTACTTAGCCCATTTAAACTAAACTCAATTGACATAAGAAAAGCCTCTAAAGAATATCTTCCATATTATATTGGTGGCCACGCTAGAGAATGTGTAGGAGAAGCACTTCTTGCAGAAAAAGAAAGTTTTGATGGGGCAATTCAAATTTTCCCTATGGGATGTATGCCTGAAATTGTATCAAAAGCAATTCTAACTAAAATTTCAAGTGATAAGAATTTTCCGATAATGACTTTAATAGTAGACGAAATGACTGGAGAAGCCGGCTATATTACTAGGATAGAAGCATTTGTA
- a CDS encoding acyl-CoA dehydratase activase-related protein translates to MKVGIPKGLLYYKYYPFIKRFLSELGVEIITSTDTNKNILNEGIKYCVDEACLPIKIFHGHILNIKDKCDLLIIPRFMRVRQREFICPKFCGLPEMILCSIPNMPKVMTEPIYATSEKELYAWCKNLANMITKDKHKTKVAFNNALEEQRKTKFGIKDEGYKITIALVGHPYNLYDTFINMDIVKKLNKLGVGVITEEYVSEEQIKSEVNTLFKRPFWTFASNSYGFTTSIAKNKEIDGAIYISSFACGIDSVVIELIKDKLCDFPLLVLKVDEHTGEGGIDTRIEAFIDMIERKNKNEDNISTFRQHTPCS, encoded by the coding sequence ATGAAAGTTGGAATTCCTAAAGGTTTATTATATTATAAATACTATCCATTTATAAAAAGATTTTTAAGTGAACTAGGTGTAGAAATAATTACATCTACAGATACGAATAAAAACATTTTAAATGAAGGAATTAAATATTGCGTAGACGAGGCCTGTCTGCCTATAAAGATATTCCACGGACATATCTTAAATATAAAAGATAAATGTGATTTATTAATAATACCAAGATTTATGAGGGTACGCCAGCGCGAATTTATATGCCCAAAGTTTTGCGGTCTTCCAGAAATGATCCTATGTAGCATACCTAATATGCCAAAAGTAATGACAGAACCTATATATGCAACAAGCGAGAAGGAATTATATGCTTGGTGTAAAAATTTAGCTAACATGATTACGAAAGACAAACACAAAACAAAAGTTGCATTTAACAATGCTCTAGAGGAACAAAGAAAGACTAAATTTGGTATCAAAGATGAAGGCTATAAAATAACTATCGCTCTAGTTGGGCATCCATACAATCTATACGATACCTTTATTAATATGGATATAGTGAAGAAATTAAACAAATTAGGGGTCGGGGTCATAACAGAGGAATACGTGAGTGAAGAACAAATCAAATCAGAGGTAAATACTCTTTTTAAACGTCCCTTTTGGACTTTTGCATCAAATTCTTATGGCTTTACAACTAGTATAGCTAAAAACAAAGAAATAGATGGTGCTATATATATATCATCCTTTGCTTGCGGAATAGACTCTGTTGTAATTGAACTTATTAAAGATAAACTTTGTGATTTCCCTCTTTTAGTCTTAAAAGTTGATGAACATACTGGTGAAGGTGGTATAGATACAAGAATTGAGGCCTTTATCGATATGATTGAAAGGAAAAATAAAAATGAAGATAACATTTCCACATTTCGGCAACACACACCTTGCAGCTAA
- a CDS encoding MBL fold metallo-hydrolase, producing MESVNILGTGSAMVTKCYNTCFTISSGKEHFLVDTGGGNTILSNLEKLNIDISNIHNVFISHRHNDHISGIVWIIRAVAQQIMNGNYDGNLTIYCHKNNIDIINTISSLLLDKKFTKFIGTRILFNEIYDKCTVSILDLSINFFDIRSTKELQFGFNTTLKNGKSLAFFGDEPYNEELFEYANNVDYLFHEAFCLYSQKDIFKPYEKHHATVKDACENASKLNVKNIVLFHTEDKNILNRRKLYTDEGKKFFSGNIIVPDDLDIIEL from the coding sequence ATGGAATCAGTTAATATTTTAGGTACAGGGAGTGCTATGGTTACAAAATGTTATAACACTTGTTTTACCATTTCTAGCGGTAAAGAGCATTTTTTAGTAGATACAGGAGGTGGAAATACCATACTCTCAAACCTAGAAAAATTAAACATAGATATAAGCAATATCCACAATGTTTTTATATCTCATAGACATAACGATCATATTTCCGGCATTGTTTGGATAATTAGGGCTGTAGCTCAGCAAATTATGAATGGAAATTATGACGGCAATCTAACAATTTATTGCCACAAAAATAATATTGATATAATAAACACAATAAGCAGCTTGCTTTTAGATAAAAAATTTACAAAGTTTATTGGAACTAGAATACTATTTAATGAGATTTATGATAAATGTACGGTTTCTATACTAGACTTAAGTATAAATTTTTTTGATATTAGAAGTACTAAAGAGCTTCAGTTTGGCTTTAATACAACACTTAAAAACGGAAAAAGTTTGGCTTTTTTTGGTGATGAGCCTTACAATGAAGAGTTATTTGAATATGCTAATAATGTAGATTATCTTTTTCATGAGGCCTTTTGTTTATATTCACAAAAGGATATCTTTAAACCTTATGAAAAACATCATGCTACTGTAAAAGATGCTTGTGAAAATGCATCTAAGCTAAACGTAAAAAATATAGTTCTATTTCATACTGAGGACAAAAATATATTAAATAGAAGAAAACTATATACCGATGAAGGCAAGAAATTCTTCTCAGGAAATATTATTGTTCCTGATGATTTAGATATTATTGAATTGTAA
- a CDS encoding serine aminopeptidase domain-containing protein has product MLKKINLIINNKEIICLKKVESKPRYNTVIILTGAATYASNYAIFAKQFRETEVIIINTPGHGFGKSLTKGEPLTDGNDLIDFQVNVIKHLIKKNYCSAKVTLLGYSIGGMTLLNIVNRKLLEKNIELCILFASARFTRYDKTVTKGLYNKETKTFNAKSLIEKSFTGKMPWYIKYLNPNLICTLSATCHADFLECDNMNEISKNELMIDNNMSVIAFLGKDDCFFSEEELLKTIKRFKYSTFISLKEYGHLFILERPIKAGKLVFKAIKEATLKG; this is encoded by the coding sequence TTGCTTAAGAAGATTAACTTGATAATTAATAATAAAGAAATTATTTGTTTAAAAAAAGTGGAGTCTAAACCACGATATAATACAGTTATAATTCTTACTGGGGCAGCCACCTATGCATCAAATTATGCTATATTTGCAAAGCAGTTTAGGGAAACTGAAGTTATTATAATCAATACACCGGGACATGGATTTGGAAAATCATTAACTAAGGGAGAACCTTTAACCGATGGAAATGATTTGATTGATTTTCAAGTTAATGTTATAAAACATTTAATCAAAAAAAATTACTGCAGTGCGAAAGTTACATTGCTTGGTTATTCAATTGGTGGAATGACACTTCTAAATATTGTTAACAGAAAGCTATTAGAAAAGAATATAGAACTTTGCATTTTATTTGCTAGCGCTAGATTCACAAGGTACGATAAAACGGTTACTAAAGGATTATATAATAAAGAAACTAAAACATTTAATGCAAAGTCGCTAATTGAGAAGAGCTTCACAGGTAAGATGCCTTGGTATATTAAATATCTAAATCCTAATTTAATATGTACTTTGTCAGCTACTTGCCATGCAGATTTTCTGGAGTGTGATAATATGAATGAAATTTCTAAAAATGAATTAATGATAGATAATAACATGTCTGTTATTGCATTTTTAGGGAAAGATGATTGCTTTTTTAGTGAAGAAGAGTTACTTAAAACAATAAAAAGGTTTAAATACAGTACTTTTATATCACTAAAGGAATATGGACATTTATTTATATTAGAAAGGCCTATTAAGGCAGGAAAACTTGTATTTAAGGCTATAAAAGAAGCTACTTTAAAAGGGTAG
- a CDS encoding pentapeptide repeat-containing protein: MEEKKLKTKVIRPKFDTDLDIIELSKENIEDESIFSFGTVSDCCLENHEADRVNFKQVIFTKVIFNKITFRRIEMTDVRFENCDLSNVDFNEASLHRVEFVNCKIIGINLSETTFRDVIFENCNGEFAFFNYSDCKQVAFLECQLRSSDFQNSKLLKVEFRESNLLGAQMNYTSLKGIDFTSCNIEGMGVNIVDVKGARVTTTQAISLSSILGLIIK; this comes from the coding sequence ATGGAAGAGAAAAAATTAAAAACAAAAGTTATAAGACCTAAATTTGATACAGATTTAGACATTATAGAGTTATCTAAGGAGAATATTGAGGATGAGAGTATATTCTCTTTTGGAACAGTTAGTGATTGCTGCTTAGAAAACCATGAAGCTGATAGAGTAAATTTTAAACAAGTAATATTTACAAAAGTTATCTTTAATAAAATAACTTTTAGACGAATAGAGATGACAGATGTGAGGTTTGAAAATTGTGATTTATCAAATGTAGATTTTAACGAGGCGTCATTACATAGAGTTGAATTTGTGAATTGTAAAATTATTGGCATTAATTTAAGTGAGACAACTTTTAGAGATGTAATTTTTGAAAATTGTAATGGCGAATTTGCTTTCTTTAATTATTCTGATTGTAAGCAAGTTGCGTTTCTTGAGTGTCAATTACGCTCTTCAGATTTTCAAAATTCAAAGCTTTTAAAAGTTGAATTTAGGGAGTCTAATTTGCTTGGGGCTCAAATGAACTACACAAGTCTTAAAGGAATAGACTTTACTAGTTGTAACATTGAAGGTATGGGAGTAAATATTGTTGATGTTAAAGGGGCAAGAGTTACAACAACTCAAGCAATCTCATTATCGAGCATACTTGGTCTTATTATTAAATAA
- a CDS encoding stage II sporulation protein P: MGRNAIKKNNKSKILLSVLTLLFIFLLCLVLPKSANATNEDKSQNYFFIKAITNTVALFNSPSNGEQNTNSEIKHSVLSFLGIDISNPISIVSKEISYFQNNEGSDNESNGVEKRETLVLNPFNLDDNQVSKFKGKVDTSNSIAGIYNPKLKQILNKANPRVLIYHSHTTESYLASDDDTSTNTFNTNLAQGVCEVGDVIAKDLEKNYGIAAINDDTIHNVVDYQASYKKSRITLDKYLKEYGDFDIIIDLHRDGVPLNHKNEKTKINGVNVAKVMFVMTKGNPRYAAQKKLVSSMIGISDKLYPGLMDYRQVYLYNRGIDFYSQDRSNNAMLIEVGNNNNTITEVKNTGMYLSRIIAEQLNGKK; the protein is encoded by the coding sequence ATGGGGCGCAATGCTATTAAAAAAAATAATAAGAGCAAAATACTTTTAAGTGTTTTAACATTACTTTTTATTTTTTTATTATGTTTAGTTTTGCCTAAGAGTGCTAATGCGACTAATGAAGATAAATCTCAAAATTACTTTTTTATTAAGGCAATTACTAATACAGTAGCTTTATTTAATTCTCCAAGCAATGGGGAACAAAATACCAACAGTGAAATTAAACATTCAGTTTTATCATTTTTAGGAATAGATATTTCCAATCCTATATCAATAGTATCAAAAGAAATTTCATATTTTCAAAACAATGAGGGTTCAGATAATGAGAGCAATGGTGTAGAAAAAAGAGAGACACTTGTTCTTAACCCCTTTAACTTAGATGATAATCAGGTAAGTAAATTTAAAGGTAAAGTTGACACCTCTAATTCAATTGCAGGCATATATAATCCCAAATTGAAACAAATCCTAAACAAGGCTAACCCACGAGTGCTTATTTACCATTCTCATACCACCGAATCTTATCTTGCCTCTGACGATGATACATCTACAAATACTTTTAATACGAACCTAGCACAAGGAGTCTGTGAAGTAGGAGATGTAATAGCCAAGGATTTAGAAAAAAATTATGGAATTGCTGCTATAAATGATGATACTATTCATAATGTAGTAGATTATCAAGCATCCTACAAAAAGTCTAGAATTACTTTAGATAAATATTTAAAGGAATATGGAGATTTTGATATAATTATTGATTTACATAGAGATGGTGTTCCGTTAAATCATAAAAACGAAAAAACTAAAATAAATGGAGTAAATGTTGCTAAGGTTATGTTTGTAATGACAAAAGGAAACCCTAGGTATGCAGCACAGAAAAAATTAGTAAGTTCCATGATAGGAATATCAGATAAATTATATCCAGGTCTTATGGACTACAGGCAAGTTTATCTTTATAATAGGGGCATAGATTTCTATAGCCAAGACAGAAGTAATAACGCTATGTTAATTGAGGTCGGAAATAATAATAATACTATTACCGAAGTAAAGAATACTGGAATGTATTTATCAAGAATCATTGCAGAACAATTAAATGGTAAAAAATAA
- a CDS encoding BlaI/MecI/CopY family transcriptional regulator translates to MYKMSKISNAEWEIMKIIWNNSEISSINIIKELKDKSEWKPATVKSLINRLLNKNIIGFNKLGYEYLYYPLVSEDDCIKLESFSFVNRVFNGSIKSMLLTFAQSDELSKLDIKDLKDILNQLIKRKCGED, encoded by the coding sequence ATGTATAAAATGTCCAAAATATCTAATGCTGAATGGGAGATAATGAAAATAATATGGAATAATTCTGAAATTTCATCAATCAACATTATAAAAGAATTAAAGGATAAATCTGAGTGGAAACCAGCTACAGTTAAAAGTTTGATTAATAGATTATTAAATAAAAATATTATTGGATTTAATAAATTAGGTTATGAATATTTATATTATCCTTTAGTCTCAGAAGATGATTGTATAAAATTAGAAAGTTTTTCCTTTGTTAATAGAGTATTTAATGGTTCTATTAAATCCATGCTTTTGACCTTCGCCCAATCAGACGAGTTATCTAAATTAGATATAAAAGACTTAAAAGATATACTAAATCAACTTATTAAACGGAAATGTGGGGAGGATTAA
- a CDS encoding DUF2975 domain-containing protein — protein sequence MKYYGKTSLSSLLKLMLDVLIITGFIVYLFILRKALIIDQTNLFNPKNIVTCTLFVLGGFALLCIMYYLRCIINSLVKMTPFVWKNVKSLRNVAISCFTVSGCYVVNFFINNQFLNFKLIEIDASGIHTDIEFIIFFFAGCFTLILSKVFKQAIEVKEENDLTI from the coding sequence ATGAAGTATTATGGAAAAACTTCTTTATCATCTTTATTAAAATTAATGTTAGATGTTTTAATCATCACAGGTTTTATTGTATATTTATTTATACTGAGAAAGGCCTTGATAATTGATCAAACAAATTTATTTAATCCTAAAAATATTGTTACATGTACTCTATTTGTTCTAGGTGGTTTTGCATTGCTTTGTATAATGTATTATCTTAGATGTATTATTAATTCATTGGTTAAAATGACGCCTTTCGTATGGAAAAATGTTAAAAGTTTGAGAAATGTTGCTATATCGTGTTTTACAGTTTCAGGCTGTTATGTGGTCAATTTTTTTATTAACAATCAATTTTTAAATTTTAAGTTAATAGAAATAGATGCTAGTGGGATACACACAGATATTGAGTTTATAATTTTTTTCTTTGCAGGTTGTTTTACATTAATTCTTTCTAAGGTTTTTAAGCAGGCGATTGAAGTTAAAGAAGAAAATGACTTAACTATATAG
- a CDS encoding helix-turn-helix domain-containing protein: MAIIVNLDVMMAKRKINLSDLAIRVGITNSNLSILKTNKAKAIRFSTLEAICSELKCQPGDILEFKGDELIPNK, from the coding sequence ATGGCAATAATAGTGAATCTAGATGTAATGATGGCAAAAAGGAAGATTAATTTATCGGATCTTGCAATTAGAGTAGGAATTACAAATTCAAATTTATCAATATTAAAAACCAATAAGGCAAAGGCAATAAGATTCTCAACCCTTGAGGCTATATGTAGCGAGCTTAAGTGTCAGCCAGGGGATATTTTAGAATTCAAAGGCGATGAGCTGATTCCAAATAAATAA
- a CDS encoding DEAD/DEAH box helicase codes for MIKENINDYNLSSELLKAISLLNFKDFTKVQKQVIPAVLAQKDVVVKSKTGSGKTAAYGIPICQLVDWEENKPQALIITPTRELAIQVKEDIFNIGRFKRLKVSAIYGKSPFTDQKKELKQKTHVVVGTPGRIMDHIEKGTFDTSNIKYLVIDEADEMLNMGFVDQIESILSGLSKDRVTMLLSATMPKDIHSLCNRYMKDPIYIEIEDENKASDNILQEQYNVHEFDKIDLLRDLTIVENPDSCIIFCNTKVKVDSVFNDLIDLEYTCKKIHGGMEQSDRLRVMNDFKKGYFRYLVATDVAARGIDIDNITLVINYDIPEDKESYVHRIGRTGRIGKMGRAMTFVTNRDNRFLYDIEQYIGKEIPLKERPESEVVNNAKEEFINKMDTRPILKESKGAELSKEIMKLHINAGKKTKMRAMDIVGTLCSIEGMTKDDIGIINIIDISTFVEILNNKGELVFTALQDTPIKGRLRTVSKEILADRY; via the coding sequence ATGATAAAAGAAAACATTAACGATTATAATTTAAGTAGTGAGTTATTAAAAGCAATTAGTTTGTTAAATTTTAAGGATTTTACAAAGGTTCAAAAACAGGTTATACCTGCAGTTCTAGCACAAAAGGATGTAGTAGTAAAATCCAAAACTGGAAGTGGAAAAACAGCAGCATATGGCATTCCTATTTGTCAATTAGTTGATTGGGAGGAAAATAAACCTCAGGCATTAATAATTACACCAACAAGAGAACTTGCAATCCAAGTAAAAGAAGATATTTTTAATATAGGTAGGTTTAAAAGACTTAAAGTATCTGCTATTTATGGAAAGTCTCCTTTCACCGATCAAAAAAAAGAACTTAAGCAAAAAACACATGTAGTGGTTGGAACCCCTGGTCGCATTATGGATCATATAGAAAAAGGTACATTTGATACATCAAATATAAAATATCTTGTAATAGATGAAGCAGACGAAATGCTTAATATGGGATTCGTAGATCAAATAGAATCAATCTTAAGTGGCTTATCAAAAGACCGTGTAACAATGTTATTGTCAGCTACAATGCCAAAAGACATACATAGTTTATGTAACAGATATATGAAAGATCCTATATATATTGAAATAGAGGATGAAAATAAAGCATCTGATAATATACTTCAAGAACAATATAATGTACATGAATTTGATAAAATAGATCTTTTAAGAGATTTAACCATTGTTGAAAATCCAGATAGTTGCATAATATTTTGCAATACAAAAGTTAAGGTAGATTCAGTTTTTAACGACCTAATAGACCTCGAGTATACTTGCAAGAAAATACATGGTGGAATGGAACAAAGTGATAGATTAAGGGTAATGAATGATTTTAAGAAGGGTTATTTTAGATACCTTGTAGCTACCGATGTTGCAGCTCGTGGTATAGACATAGATAACATTACACTTGTAATTAATTATGATATTCCAGAGGACAAAGAAAGTTATGTTCATAGGATAGGAAGAACTGGTCGTATAGGTAAGATGGGCCGTGCTATGACTTTTGTAACAAATCGTGATAATAGGTTTTTGTATGATATAGAGCAGTATATTGGTAAAGAAATTCCTTTGAAGGAAAGACCTGAATCTGAAGTCGTAAATAATGCCAAAGAGGAATTTATTAATAAAATGGATACAAGACCTATTCTTAAAGAATCAAAAGGAGCAGAACTCAGCAAAGAAATTATGAAATTACATATTAATGCAGGTAAAAAGACTAAGATGAGAGCAATGGATATCGTAGGTACCCTTTGCAGTATCGAAGGAATGACTAAAGATGATATAGGAATCATCAATATAATTGATATATCTACTTTTGTAGAAATATTAAATAATAAAGGTGAATTAGTGTTTACAGCTCTACAAGATACACCAATTAAAGGAAGACTACGCACAGTAAGTAAGGAAATATTAGCAGACAGATATTAA
- a CDS encoding manganese catalase family protein: MWTYDKFLQYPVKIKTPNPEMAKIIITQYGGPDGELGASLRYLSQRFSMITPQAISTCNDIGTEELAHLEMVGAMVRQLMKGASLEEIEKGGMAGYYVDHGRGVYPVSASGVPFTAAYLQSKGDPIVDLTENLAAEQKARATYEYLINMADDPDVLEPLKFLREREIVHYQRFGESLRIVQDYLQEPRLFTMK, encoded by the coding sequence ATGTGGACATACGATAAGTTCTTACAATATCCAGTTAAAATTAAAACTCCAAATCCTGAAATGGCAAAAATAATTATTACTCAATATGGTGGACCAGATGGTGAATTAGGTGCCTCATTAAGATATCTAAGTCAGCGATTCTCTATGATTACTCCTCAAGCAATATCAACATGTAATGATATTGGAACTGAGGAATTGGCTCATTTAGAAATGGTTGGTGCTATGGTTAGGCAACTAATGAAAGGTGCCAGTCTTGAAGAAATTGAAAAAGGTGGCATGGCTGGTTATTATGTAGACCATGGCAGAGGAGTATATCCCGTAAGTGCTTCTGGAGTTCCCTTTACTGCTGCATATCTTCAATCAAAAGGTGACCCAATTGTAGATCTTACTGAAAACTTAGCTGCTGAGCAAAAAGCTAGAGCAACTTATGAATATCTAATAAATATGGCTGACGATCCTGATGTATTAGAACCTTTAAAGTTTCTACGTGAAAGAGAAATTGTTCATTATCAAAGATTTGGTGAATCTCTTAGAATCGTTCAAGATTACTTACAAGAACCTCGGCTATTTACAATGAAATAA
- a CDS encoding spore coat protein CotJB: protein MESKMELLKQIVAGEFMKEDLALYLNTHPMDQEALAKYNFYVVETKGLKDHYEMNYGMLSEHDSLSPYPWRWSSNPWPWEPEANFSLGKDDK from the coding sequence ATGGAGAGTAAAATGGAACTTTTAAAACAAATAGTTGCCGGCGAATTTATGAAAGAAGACCTAGCTTTGTACCTTAATACTCATCCAATGGATCAAGAGGCTCTTGCAAAATATAATTTTTATGTGGTGGAGACAAAAGGATTAAAAGATCACTATGAGATGAATTATGGAATGTTATCTGAACATGACTCTCTCAGCCCTTACCCATGGCGATGGTCAAGTAATCCATGGCCTTGGGAGCCTGAAGCAAATTTTAGTCTTGGAAAGGATGATAAATAA
- a CDS encoding spore coat associated protein CotJA has protein sequence MEYQNRNKLTKSSASNNCVPQETIIKHVRLAAAYVPYQKLCTLFSPLEALKRGTAFPELYSPYDGEDKMSSNLKSSNKERIYGE, from the coding sequence ATGGAGTATCAAAATAGAAATAAACTAACTAAATCTTCAGCATCAAATAATTGTGTACCACAAGAAACTATAATAAAACATGTTAGATTAGCTGCAGCTTATGTTCCTTACCAGAAACTTTGCACACTTTTTTCGCCATTAGAAGCACTTAAAAGAGGAACTGCTTTTCCAGAGCTTTATAGTCCATACGATGGAGAAGATAAAATGTCTTCTAATTTAAAATCAAGTAACAAGGAGAGAATTTATGGAGAGTAA
- a CDS encoding GntR family transcriptional regulator, which produces MKIELLEKKSYETIKNYTYRVLRSNIIDLNLKPGESISENEIANNLNVSRTPVREAFSLLVSEQLLEIYPQKGTQVSYIDLKRVEDARFMRLKLEQAVIELACKDFQESYLFDLESNINQQQFCVLKKNYTAAFNLDNSFHELIFKGCKKERIFNAIHFMNGDFDRIRALNLISSMNMDLVVAQHKGIIDAIKAKDSELGIRIVGEHLSKVNDDKMILLREYPEYFKE; this is translated from the coding sequence ATGAAAATTGAACTATTAGAGAAAAAATCTTATGAGACTATAAAAAATTATACTTATCGAGTACTAAGAAGTAATATTATTGATCTTAATCTTAAACCGGGAGAAAGTATTTCTGAAAATGAAATTGCAAATAATCTTAATGTGAGCAGAACGCCAGTTAGGGAAGCTTTTTCATTATTAGTTTCTGAGCAATTGTTAGAAATTTATCCTCAGAAGGGTACTCAAGTTTCTTATATTGATTTAAAACGTGTTGAAGATGCTCGATTTATGAGGTTAAAACTTGAACAAGCAGTTATTGAATTGGCTTGTAAGGATTTTCAAGAGAGTTATTTGTTTGATTTAGAATCTAATATTAATCAACAGCAATTTTGTGTACTTAAAAAGAACTATACCGCTGCATTTAATTTAGACAATTCATTTCATGAACTTATTTTTAAAGGATGTAAGAAGGAACGGATTTTCAATGCCATTCATTTTATGAATGGCGATTTTGATCGTATAAGGGCACTTAATTTAATATCTAGTATGAACATGGATCTTGTTGTTGCACAACATAAAGGCATTATTGATGCAATAAAGGCTAAAGATAGTGAGCTAGGTATAAGAATAGTTGGTGAGCACTTATCAAAAGTAAATGACGACAAAATGATATTGCTAAGAGAATATCCTGAGTACTTTAAAGAGTAA